A stretch of DNA from Chitinispirillales bacterium ANBcel5:
CCCAGCCTGGTGGAAACCAGCCCCTCGTTCATATGTCCTTTGTAGCTAAGCGTCGAATCTTCACTATGGCATATCACCGGGATATCAAAGGATTTCGAATAGTTAAGAGCATTGCGCATGATATTACTTTTTGCCACCGCTTTACCATCATCGGAAACAGCCCGTGCTCCGGAGTTCACCATTTCTCCAAACGGTGCAAGCTCCTCACCGTCGAGATTTTTGGTAATTGCCCCTACGGGGTGGATTTTACAGGGACAAGCCTCTCCCCTTTGAATTACATAACGGATTTTTGACTCTTCATCAAGAACGGGAGTGGTATTTGGCATACAGGCAACAGAAGTAAATCCTCCGGCAGCAGCAGCCTGGGTTCCGGTGGCGATCGTTTCTTTATCCTCACGCCCGGGTTCCCTTAAGTGCACATGCATATCCATTAATCCGGGAACGACCCACATTCCGGACACATCTTTTGTCAGGGCATTGGGATATTTAGTATGAAGGTCTGTACCGATCTCTTTTATCACGCCATCACTAAGAACTATATCAGCACTCTGATCCATTTTGTTTTCGGGATCTATGATACGACCATTTGTGAGTATGATATCCTGGGCCGGTTTATTTATATTCTCTAAGTACATTTTTGATCCGTTTGCTCTTTTAACCATTCTCTCCCCCTCCGAGTAAATAAAGGACAGCCATCCTGACCGCCACACCGTTTGTAACCTGATCAAGGATAACAGATCCGCCCCAGTCTGCAACATTTGAAGCGAGCTCTACGCCTCTGTTAACAGGCCCCGGGTGCATAATTAGCACATTATCTTTGAGCCCGGAAAGCTTCTCCAGATCAAGGCCATAACGCTGACGATACTCTCTTATGGAGGGAAATACCGCGCTTGACTGTCTCTCAAGCTGCATCCTTAACAACATCACCACATCAGCCCCCTCCAGAGCCTCATCGAGATTATCGGTAACCGGCACTCCAAGGCAGTTTGAATGCTGTGGTAAAAGTGTAGGAGGCCCGCATAGTACCACATCCATGCCCATGGTTTTCATACCCCAGGCATTCGATCGTGCTACTCTGCTATGGAAAATATCTCCGATAATTGCCACCTTCAATCCCTTAAGTTTACCAAGCTTCTGACTTATTGTCATCATATCCAACAGTGCCTGAGTAGGATGCTCATGAAGGCCATCACCGGCGTTCACAATCACAGCATTGGTGCATTGGGTCAGAAAATGTGGTACACCGGCAGCACTATGCCGAACAACTACCATATCAATCTTCATAGCCTCAATATTACGGATGGTATCTTTTAACGTCTCCCCTTTCGCAACAGAGCTGGTAGATGAGGAAAAATTAAGGGGACTTGCGGAGAGACGTTTTTCCGCAAGCTCAAAAGAGATTCGCGTTCTTGTACTGTTTTCATAAAACAGATTTACAACTGTTTTTCCCCGTAATGTAGGTACAACCTTTATCTCCCGCTGAAGCACTTCGTAAAAAGAGTCTGCGGTATTAAGGATAAGGTCTATATCTTCCCTGCAAACATCTTCGAGCCCTAACAAGTGCTGGATTTGAAGCCCCATGGCTTTAGTCACCTTCCTGAAGTTCCATTAACCACAATGAATCCTCACCCTCAATCTCTTTTACCCTAAGTGACACCACCTGATTTGGCAGAGTAGTGATCTTTTTACCCACATAATCGGCTCTGATAGGCAGCTCCCGATTTCCCCGGTCAATAAGTACCGCTAACTGTATGGTTTTTGGTCGTCCAAAATCCATAAGTGCATCCAGTGCCGCTCTGACAGTTCTTCCAGTATAGAGCACATCATCAACTAAAATGATGTTTTTTTCATTGATATCAAAGGGAATGTCGGTAACCTGAACCTGGGGTTGTTTAAAAGCGGTTCGGTAATCATCGCGATACAACGTCGCATCCAATACCCCGCTTGAGAGCTCAATGTTTTCCAGGTTCTTTATTTTATGCGCGATTCTGTTGGCCAGAAATACACCACGAGTCTGCATACCAACTATGGCCAGATTTGAGATAGCCATGCTGTGACGCTCCAAAATCTGGTGGGTGATACGGGTAAGAGCCCTGTCCAGGGCATGAGGATCCATAAGCTGTTCAAGTTTTTTCATGGATACAAAATAGTTTGACCTGAAAGATGAGTCAAGATAACTGATGGAGCCCAGGATAATTTAAGGATTATCTTAGTTATACAAAGCTTCCCCATCACTGGCTAAGCCTGTTATCGTCCTCAAACTGAGGCTAAATACAGGTGATCTGTATCTACAAAGTGCGGAGATCTCAGGAGAATTTGTGTAGTAACATATAACCGTACAATCGTCCCTAATACAGCACAAACCCTTAATTTAGAGCCATACCTGAACATTTACACTCTTTTTGTGTAGTAATTATCTTGCCTGTTTCTCAGCAAACTCCAGATTTTTTGACTATGTTATAGCCAAACAACAACTGTCATTCTGCTCGTAAGGAGAAGTGAGTTATGGGTACAGATAGGCTCAGATTTCCAAACATGACATTTTTGTGCACTCCTCTACTGTTTTTACTGCTTGTGTTTTTTTCTTCAAGCGCACAGATGCAGGTTGAACGTTTAAATAGAGGGCTTATCGCTATAAGACAGGACCAGGGGTATTATCTCAGTTGGCGCCTTCTGGGAGATGAAAGCTATACCACCGGATTTAACGTCTATCGCGACACTACCAGACTAAACTCTGAACCGATCACTGGCCCCACTAATTATATAGATGAAAACGCCCCCCTAAACAGCACTTATATAGTAAAAAGCGTGGTAAACGGTCAGGAGCAAGAAGCAAGTGAACGCGCAAGGCTGATAAACAACACAGAGGGTAACAATGCTGGGTATTTCGACATCCCACTACAGCAGCCTTCCACAGGCCCTCATGGGGGGAGATATTCACCCAATGATGCCAGTACCGGTGATCTCACTGGAGATGGGGTATATGAGGTTGTGTTGATGTGGGAACCAAACAATGCTAAGGATAATGCCCATAGGGGGGTCACCGACAATGTCTTTCTGGATGGAATTACACTTGAGGGTGAGCGTTTATGGAGAATAGATCTGGGGCCAAACATCCGGGCCGGAGCGCATTATACTCAGTTTCTGGTATTTGATTTCGATGGCAACGGCAGGTCAGAAATTATGGTAAAAACTGCTCCGGGGACAAGAGATGGTACCGGAAACTTTATCGGTATGGGACCCGCAGCTGATGCAGATCATAGCAGAACCTATCGAAACTCAGGTGGTTACATCCTTGAAGGCCCGGAATACCTCACAGTTTTTGATGGACTTACCGGAACAGAACTTGCCACCACAAATTACTGGCCTGCAAGAGGAAGAGTAGCTGATTGGGGCGACAATTACGGAAACAGGGTTGATAGATTTAATGCAACAGTGGCTTATGTAGATGGAGAAAGACCAAGCGCCATTTTTCAACGAGGCTATTATACCCGAATGACTTTGGCTGCCTGGGACTGGAGAGATGGAGAACTTACCAGAAGGTGGACATTCGATTCAAATGATTCACAGTATAGAGATTACAGGGGGCAGGGAAATCACTCGATTCACGTGATAGACGCTAACAACGATGGAAGACATGATTTGGTAACCGGTGCTGCAGTGATAGGGTCTGATGGCAGGGGAATGCACACCACCAGACGAGGGCATGGGGATGCGACCCACTGCACCCATATGATAAAAGATAACCCCTACCCACAAATCTTCATGCCCTATGAAAGCGGTGGAAACGGTGTTTCTCTCAGACATGCCAATAATGGCCAAACAATCTTTCAGCACCAACAGAGCGGTGATATTGGTAGAGGCTGTGCAGCGGAACTCGACCCGCGGAGGCCAGGTTTCCATTTCTGGGCATCCGATGGTATGGGTCTTTATGATATATCAGGAACCAGAGTTGGAGATATACCAAATTCAATAAATTTTGTAATCTGGTGGGATGGCAACCTAAGTCGCGAGCTGATGAACAGCAATACGATCACCAGATGGAGTGTAGCCAATAACAGAGGGACTGTTCTTCTTACAGGGACAGGGACCAGTTCTATTAACGGTACAAAATCCACCCCCATACTTCAGGCCGATCTTTTTGGAGACTGGAGAGAGGAGGTGATCCTTCGTAGATCTGATAACGCACTGCGCGTCTTTACTACAACCATGCCTACAGAACACCGTCTGTACACTTTTATGCACGACCCAGTCTATAGAGTGGCCATCTCCTGGCAACAGTCCTCATACAATCAGCCCCCCCACCCAGGCTCCTACATCGCTACCGACATGGATTTCCCTCAATCCCAACCAAACATAATTTATGCAGGTGATCCCCCTATAACAGAAGTCAACAGAGGAAGCGGTGAATTGGTAGAAGATCTTATCGTCTTTGATATAAGTAACGCTCAAAACTGGTCTATTAAAAACGACCCTTTACCAGAACAGGAGCCTTATGGCGACAGGGACTTTACATTTTCTTCGATTCCAAGTATTCTTGAAGACGCAGAGTGGATTTCTACAGCAATGAATTCAAGAACGAATACTTCTTTGCAACAGTATGCAACCTTCAGTCTCAAACGCGACGCGACAGTCTATATCGCACATTCAAACAGAGTGGAGGAGAAACCCCGGTGGCTTTCAGAGTATGAAGAAACAGATATGTCACTAACAGTTTCAGAAACTGAAGAAATTTCAAGAACTTTGACAATTTATAATAAAACATTTCTTTCCGGAGATGAGATTCACCTTGAAATCAATTCAAATAACGGAACCAATCTGTCTTTAATGTACCTTGTGCTGATTTCTGATGCGTCGACAACAAGTCTCTCAACAGCCAAAAAAGGAATAAACAAAGGGAGAATAACGACACGACTGAAAGGTAAGCACCTCTATATAAAAGCTCATGTCTCTGCTTCGGACAGGAAACCAAAAATCAGTCTATATGATATATCTGGTCGTACAATCAACACCCTTGATATTGACCAGGTGGGGTCCACATTAAGTATTTCTGTGCCCCGTCTTTCTTCAGGGGTTTACCTGATTAATATTGCCGGAAAAAAACAGTCGATTGTAATAGGGAGGTAAATATGTTTAAAATAGAACTAAAATGGTAAAACATTGTTTATTAATAATCCTTTCTGCTGTGCCGAAAAAAGGATACTTATTTATACAGAACAGGGTCAAGCATAGGTTAGTAAGATTAAAATTCGCCACATACAGTGTAAGTCAGGGTACACTTTAAAGTCTAAGGGAGATGTTATGTTTATAAGAGATTTATATCGCAGGGTAATAAAAATTATGGTAATGTTGTGTGTTTTTCTTATGATTCCTCAAACAGCAACAGCACAAACAACTGCCGAAATAACCAGATCAGGCTCAACCTGGTCTACCGACATCGGATCGAACACCGAATATAGCGGTTCAAGCCTTGCGGCGGCAATAAACGCGGCAAGCAGTGCGATGCGTGATGGTACCATAAATATCAGAAACTCCGGTTCATTGGATGACAGAATATCCCCCCGAGCCAACCAAACCTTTGATTTCCACGAAAATGAGATCAGCGCTTCCGGCAGTGCTGGTTTCAGGGCCAACCGGGTAAACGGAATCACTATTCGTAACCTGCGTATGACCGGCTCCCCCACCTCGCCCATGTCTTTTCATGGCTGCTCACATCTTCACTTTCATAACGTATCCATGATTTTTGATGGAAGAGGTGGAGGTGTAAGAGTGGATAACGACCGGGGAAACCCTGTGCGCACCACCAATTTAAGAGTAACCGGTGGAATACGGATAGAGGGCACACGCGGCCACGGATTTGAAACCTACACAGTAGATACGATTTTCATCGACCGATTCATTTCAAGGAATACCAATTACTGCGGCCTTATTCTCAATGATTCAAGAAACGCAGAGATCGGCTATATTTACGCTTACAGAGCCGATCACGGGGGTGGATATGCGGGCTTTAGAACCGCTAACAGAAATGGGCCCAACATCGTTGTTGACACACTGATCACCGTTGATTGCGGAAGAGGCTTTTTTAGTGTTTCGAGGAGTCATGGTACTACTATAAATTATGTCAACATAACGGGTTCGACCGGGCATGGAATGCTTATACAAAACGCGGAGGATGTTCATATCAGAGGCGGGGTGATATGGAATAATAATTGTGGCGAAGCAATCAGGTTTTCAACCGACCCGGGCTCTGCGGGTGGTTATATGGACTGCAGAAATAACATTATAGAAAATGTGCGAATATTTGATGACAGAGGACCAAACCGACAACAGGTTTACGGTATAAGGGAAACCTCAGATGGCGGCAGAACAGGGTATAATATCGTCCGCAACTGTGATCTTAGAGATGCAGGCAGCAACAGATCAAGAGACCTTGTGCTTGACGGGGTCAATTCACAATCGATCGGAAACGCGCTAACCGGCGATCCTCCGCTTCTCCCCGATGATGGTGGTATTGTCGAACCAGACGATCCTATCGACAGAGGTTCCGGCGACTTTTTTGAAAACCTTACTCTCTTTGAGACCACAAACGCCAATAACTGGAACATTATGAGTGATTTCAGTTCTGGACAGACAAGTTTTGGTGACAGAGATTTTATTGTCGAATCTATTCCTGATTATTTAAACGGAAGCGAATGGATCCAAACAGCAATGAATTCAAGGACGAATGCATCCATTGATAACTACGCTTTCTTTACAGCCAACACAAACGGTTTTCTGTTCATTGCGCACTCAGACAGAATAGAGGAAAAACCGGAGTGGCTCTCTAACTATGAAAACACCGAAGAAACTATAACTATTGAAGAAGACACTGAAACACACAGAACATTAACTCTGTACAGAAAAGCGATATCTCAGGGTGATGAAATAGAACTTGGGATTAATTCAAGTGACGGAACAACCCTTTCACTTATGTATATACCTATAATCACCGATCAGACCGATTACTGTGAACCCACAGCTATCACCCCTTACACATCAGTAAATGATGAAGATTGGGTTGAAGGCACAGAAGTAACGCTACTTGAAGGTGAAAGTGTTCAACTTGGTCCCCACCCCGAGCAGGAGGAGTCCTGGACCTGGAGCGGACCTGATGAGTTCTCAACCCAGAGCCGCGAAATTGAACTTAGTAACATCTCCTCTGATCAGGCCGGTGAATATACAGCTGTTTTCACCAATGACTGTGGCGAAGAAAGTGAAATCACTTTTACTGTTGTCGTAGAGCCATCGGTTTCAGTTTCTAAGCAGCTGTACCCATCTAAGCCAAAGGTGTCCCTTAAGAACAATTCCATAAAGCTAATGAATCCGGGTACAAGCGAATGGACTATGTCTATTTTCGATCTTAGGGGAAAAACTCTTTTACGCAAAACTATAAACTCCGGTACTCATACGATACCTCTTTACACTCTAATACAAAATGGGTCTTATATTATTAGAGTAAACAACGGTAATGAACTAATAGTAAACAGAAGAATAAACATAATTCAGTAACCAGGTTTTTAGCAAAGTTGAAGGCGGCTTTTATCTACCGCTTTCAGCTTTTAAGGAAATGTTGTAGAGTGAAAAGAATAAATGTAAGTTTAATATGGAAGTGTTAAAAGATTTATATTATTGTTTCTTACACCTGTTTGGGCAGCCATTATAGTGGAAAAAAATGTGGATATCTATAATTATACAGATTACCGTAAATTCCTAAACGATTATTATACGGAAAATAAAAAGAAGTACCCCTATTTCACACTGCGCTACATAGCCCAAAAGGTGGGGTTTAAATCCGCCAGCCTTTTTAGCCAAATCATACGTGCAAGAACCAATATTTCACCTGATCTGGCTCACCGTTTTACCGTTTTTCTAAAGCTCTCAGATGCTCAGGGTGATTATTTTAAAAAACTTGTTCTCTATAATCAGGCAAAATGTCATAATGATAAAAAGAGATATTTTCAGGCACTTACGAGTTTCAGAATGTCCAAAATTCGTCATATTGATTCGAAGTACTTCTATTTCTATGATAAATGGTATTATAGTGCAATAAGAGAGGTTCTGTATATAAAACCTCTCAGACTTGAAGATTACCGTTTTTTGGCCGGATTGCTTGAGCCATCGATATCTCCTGTTCAGGCCAAACAAGCACTCTTAAACCTTGAGAAATGGGGGTTCATTGTAAAGAATAGTGATGGACTCTACTATAGATCAGACTGCCTCAGTACCACCACCGGAACAAACGTAAAGTCATTTTATATCAATAACTACCAAACAGAAGTACTAACACTTGCTCACAAAGCAATAGACAGTCTGTCTAAAGATTGCAAAGAGTTCTCAAGTCTCACTATGAGTTTATCAGATGAAGCTTACAGTCGTTTTCTTGAAGAGTTGCAGCTTTTTAGACACAAACTGCTTTCTATAGCTGAAGATGATAAAAATGAAAATCGAATATATCAACTTAACTTTCAGTTTTTCCCCCTTACAAAACAGATAAAGAGGAGTTTGTAATGAGAGCGGTGATTGCAATAACTACACTCCTGTTCCTACTACTAAACTCATGTCAAAAAGATAGCATAGTTGGTCCGGGATCAGAAACCGTTTCTGTAGCGGCAACTCTTTATTATCCCCAGGGAATCAGAGCCGAAGGTTCAAACGTTACAATCCGAAGAAGAGATTACACTCGTCCCTTTTCACAACCACCTCAGACAATTCGCTATCCTGATGCAATCACCGATTACTCCGGTAGCTTCGTTATAGATTCAGTTATCCCGGGTTCGTATATAATAGAGGTGAATGATTCTAAAGGACATGCCATTGCACTCAACTGTGAGATAGCAGTAAGTTCAAACGGTGTTGTCGAATTACTGCCCGATACCCTTAGGCCCGTGTCTACTTTAAGAGGACGGGTAGTCCAACGCTCACTTACCGAGAGCATCTACGTTCAAATATATGGACTTGAAAGAGACCCAACACCTGTTAGTCATGATGGTACATTTTTTATCGATAACCTACCGCATGGTAACTTTAACCTGAGATTTGCAGAAGCATTATCTGATTCAACAATAAAAAATGTTGAAAATGTAAGTATCGAACCGGAAAGAAACGAGGATATAGGCACATTTGATCTTGAATCAGAAAACCAGTGGAAACACGCAAAAAGTATAACCCTCAACACCTCCCCATCCGGAGCAGATATATCCGCCGATATATTTAATTTTCCTATTCTCGTTCGCCTTAACCAATCCAATTTTGATTTTCAGCATGCAAAAACAGGCGGCACCGACCTTCTCTTTACCAATTCTTCAGGCACACCACTAACTCATGAAATCGAACGCTGGGACCCTGTAAATTCCAAAGCCGAACTTTGGGTACTCATGGATACTGTTTGGGGAGATAATGATGAGCAGTATATAATGATGCACTGGGGAAACGACAACTATACACATGCTTTCAGACACGGTGATGTTTTTGACACTACCTTTGGATACCAGGCAGTTTTTCACTTTTCGGAACCACAGACAGATCAACTCACTGATGCCACTCATAACACCCTTAACAGTAGTGAAGATTATATCCATGGAACATCACCGATTGAATCCCATATGGCCTATGCCCGGTCTTTTAACGGTACCGATGAGTTTATTCAGGTGCCCAACACTGCTGAGAGCAAAATTAACTTCTCCTGGGAAGATTCATTTACCCTTTCGGCATGGGTTTACACTCCTTCACTTGAAGGTGAATTAAACCAGATCGTATCAAAAGGTAACATGCAGTATGGACTTCAGCTGCAGAGTAATGATATGTGGCAGTTTTTCTACTATTTCGATTCGGCCGATACCAGAGGATGGCTTACCGTAAGCGCTCCCGCAACCCCAAACCAGTGGACACATATTACAGCGGTTAAAAATCAATCAGAATTGTACCTCTATATTAACGGTACAATGGAAAGTGATGAGCCTGTGCTGATAGAAGACCACAGCAGATGGAACAATTCTCTGGATCTTTATGTTGGAAGAAGATCGCGATACAACCCTGAAACCAATGAAGACGAACGTTTTTGGAGAGGTTATATAGATGAGGTAAGAATAAAATCAGGTGTGCCAGATCCAGACCGGGTTAAGCTCTCTTTCATGAATCAAAGAGAGGAGGATTTGCTACTGATTTTCAATGAAGATTTATAGTAGTTAGAAAAAAGGTGATAGAAGGGTGCAGTGCTTCTGCCCGCACCAATTATCCACAGTTTAAGAAAATGCGCCTTCTGAGTAATGATCTTAAAGTGTGGAATTGCCTTAAAAAAGGCATCTACCTCATCGAATCCACTCCCCTTCTCTCAAGAAGGGTACCGTCTTTTAGATACAGATCAGTTACGGAATTACTAAAGGCTACACGGGCTCTTGCTTTCTCAATCTGTGCCCCAATGAGGTCTCTTTGTGCCTGCAGTACAAGAAAGCCGGTTGACTTACCTGCTGCAAACTTCTCCTCTTCGGCCCTAAGTTTTTCCTTCTGCAAACTTTCGGTAACCGAAGCTGCTTCAATCTGTTTATACGCCCTGTTTACTTCAGCGTACGCGGAACGTACTTCATATTCGATTAGCCTAACCATGTTTTCTATAGAGAGACATAACTGTTCTTTGGATAATTGGGCTCTTCTGTGCCGTTCACGTGCTCCTCCCTGAGTTACAGGAAATGAAAGAGTCAAACCACCTTCAATCACCCCTGAGGGATCTGAATAGGAACGCATGGCCTCAGAAAATGATTGCGAATAACTTGTTCCATGCATAGAGATAAAGAAATCCAGTTTAGGCAGTAGTCCGTCTCTGGTATGGATCACATCAAGCTCTCCCTTATCAACCAGTGCATTTGCCTGTCTTAGGTCTGGTCGGAATTTCTTTGCTGCTTTTAAATGATAATGAAGAGAGTCGGGTTTTACTACTTCAAATATGGTATCAGCCGGAACTATCTTTGTATCCCACAACTCAGGAGTGTTCATCAAATGCACCAATCGGTACTGTCTTTGCAGATACGCTGTCTGAGCATCAATTAAGTGACGTTTTCTTTCTGAGACTTCTGCTCTGATAGTTGCAAGGTCCAGTGCCGCTATACGCCCAACTCTAAGCCTCTCTTCAGATTCATACAGTAACCTTTTTGCCAGCTCAAGTGATTGTTCATGAATAGTTAGCTCCCTTTTAGAAAGTAGCAACTCCCAGTATGCTCTTTCGGTATCTGCCAGTAATCTTTGCGCGTATCCCGCGAGTTCTTCCTTACGCAGTGAAATATCGATCCTTGCTTTTCGCAACGGAGCAAGGTTCGCGTTTGGATTGAGCCCCTGAAGTAGTGACTGGGTTACGGTAAACCCAAGTCTGTTCTGGTATCCCCTTTGAGGTTCAAGTACCTGAGTTTGGCGAGGCGCTTCTACGCTTCCCCTAAGCTCTATGTTGGTACCGGTAGGCAGGGTTTCTGTTAATTGAAGTGACGCGTTGTAATTTTGGTTGTCAGAACTATTCATTACACTACTACGTCCCACTCCCATTTGCACCTGAGGCTCATATCGGTACATGTTTTCTCTGTAGATGGTATGAGCGGCATCAGTACGGAGGCTCTCAATTTTTATTACCGGATTTTTCTGAACAGCGTTGGTTAATACCTCCTCAAGTGAGAGGGAAAAGACTTCAGAGGCATACAGGTAATTAAGTGTAAGTATGGTAAATAAGGTTATGGTTACTTTTTTCATCATTCCTCTTTAGTTAGCATCCGAAATTTTTGCGTTCATCGATTTTCTCTGTTCAACAAACGAGTACACAACAGGTATTAGCACAAGAGTAATAAAGGTAGACGCCAATAGTCCACCTATAACCACCCGTGCCATAGGAGCCTGAGCTTCACCACCTTCACCAAGGCCGATTGAAAGCGGGAGTAGTCCCATAGTTGTGGTTAGAGTAGTCATAAGTATCGGCCGTAACCGTCTTACCCCGGCCCTCTGCAGAGCACCAAACAACTCCATTCCTTTTTCTCTTCTGTACCTGTTTACCGTATCAACAAGAACGATAGCATTGTTCACGACTATACCAGTAAGAACGATACACCCGATAAATGCCTGAATGGTAAAAGGGGTGTTTGTAATCATCATAATGCCTGCCACACCGATCAATGCCATGGGTATGGAAAACAGAACAATAAAAGGATCCTTAAAAGACTCAAATTGTCCGGCCATAACAAGAAAAACCAGCAGCACAGCCATTGTAATAGACATAAGCAATTCCCTGTATGCCCTCTGCTGTTCTTCATAATCACCCCTTACAAGCACAGCAAATCCAGAAGGAACG
This window harbors:
- a CDS encoding TIGR02147 family protein, giving the protein MEKNVDIYNYTDYRKFLNDYYTENKKKYPYFTLRYIAQKVGFKSASLFSQIIRARTNISPDLAHRFTVFLKLSDAQGDYFKKLVLYNQAKCHNDKKRYFQALTSFRMSKIRHIDSKYFYFYDKWYYSAIREVLYIKPLRLEDYRFLAGLLEPSISPVQAKQALLNLEKWGFIVKNSDGLYYRSDCLSTTTGTNVKSFYINNYQTEVLTLAHKAIDSLSKDCKEFSSLTMSLSDEAYSRFLEELQLFRHKLLSIAEDDKNENRIYQLNFQFFPLTKQIKRSL
- the pyrR gene encoding bifunctional pyr operon transcriptional regulator/uracil phosphoribosyltransferase PyrR; this encodes MKKLEQLMDPHALDRALTRITHQILERHSMAISNLAIVGMQTRGVFLANRIAHKIKNLENIELSSGVLDATLYRDDYRTAFKQPQVQVTDIPFDINEKNIILVDDVLYTGRTVRAALDALMDFGRPKTIQLAVLIDRGNRELPIRADYVGKKITTLPNQVVSLRVKEIEGEDSLWLMELQEGD
- a CDS encoding DUF2341 domain-containing protein, whose product is MRAVIAITTLLFLLLNSCQKDSIVGPGSETVSVAATLYYPQGIRAEGSNVTIRRRDYTRPFSQPPQTIRYPDAITDYSGSFVIDSVIPGSYIIEVNDSKGHAIALNCEIAVSSNGVVELLPDTLRPVSTLRGRVVQRSLTESIYVQIYGLERDPTPVSHDGTFFIDNLPHGNFNLRFAEALSDSTIKNVENVSIEPERNEDIGTFDLESENQWKHAKSITLNTSPSGADISADIFNFPILVRLNQSNFDFQHAKTGGTDLLFTNSSGTPLTHEIERWDPVNSKAELWVLMDTVWGDNDEQYIMMHWGNDNYTHAFRHGDVFDTTFGYQAVFHFSEPQTDQLTDATHNTLNSSEDYIHGTSPIESHMAYARSFNGTDEFIQVPNTAESKINFSWEDSFTLSAWVYTPSLEGELNQIVSKGNMQYGLQLQSNDMWQFFYYFDSADTRGWLTVSAPATPNQWTHITAVKNQSELYLYINGTMESDEPVLIEDHSRWNNSLDLYVGRRSRYNPETNEDERFWRGYIDEVRIKSGVPDPDRVKLSFMNQREEDLLLIFNEDL
- a CDS encoding aspartate carbamoyltransferase catalytic subunit; protein product: MGLQIQHLLGLEDVCREDIDLILNTADSFYEVLQREIKVVPTLRGKTVVNLFYENSTRTRISFELAEKRLSASPLNFSSSTSSVAKGETLKDTIRNIEAMKIDMVVVRHSAAGVPHFLTQCTNAVIVNAGDGLHEHPTQALLDMMTISQKLGKLKGLKVAIIGDIFHSRVARSNAWGMKTMGMDVVLCGPPTLLPQHSNCLGVPVTDNLDEALEGADVVMLLRMQLERQSSAVFPSIREYRQRYGLDLEKLSGLKDNVLIMHPGPVNRGVELASNVADWGGSVILDQVTNGVAVRMAVLYLLGGGENG
- a CDS encoding T9SS type A sorting domain-containing protein, encoding MGTDRLRFPNMTFLCTPLLFLLLVFFSSSAQMQVERLNRGLIAIRQDQGYYLSWRLLGDESYTTGFNVYRDTTRLNSEPITGPTNYIDENAPLNSTYIVKSVVNGQEQEASERARLINNTEGNNAGYFDIPLQQPSTGPHGGRYSPNDASTGDLTGDGVYEVVLMWEPNNAKDNAHRGVTDNVFLDGITLEGERLWRIDLGPNIRAGAHYTQFLVFDFDGNGRSEIMVKTAPGTRDGTGNFIGMGPAADADHSRTYRNSGGYILEGPEYLTVFDGLTGTELATTNYWPARGRVADWGDNYGNRVDRFNATVAYVDGERPSAIFQRGYYTRMTLAAWDWRDGELTRRWTFDSNDSQYRDYRGQGNHSIHVIDANNDGRHDLVTGAAVIGSDGRGMHTTRRGHGDATHCTHMIKDNPYPQIFMPYESGGNGVSLRHANNGQTIFQHQQSGDIGRGCAAELDPRRPGFHFWASDGMGLYDISGTRVGDIPNSINFVIWWDGNLSRELMNSNTITRWSVANNRGTVLLTGTGTSSINGTKSTPILQADLFGDWREEVILRRSDNALRVFTTTMPTEHRLYTFMHDPVYRVAISWQQSSYNQPPHPGSYIATDMDFPQSQPNIIYAGDPPITEVNRGSGELVEDLIVFDISNAQNWSIKNDPLPEQEPYGDRDFTFSSIPSILEDAEWISTAMNSRTNTSLQQYATFSLKRDATVYIAHSNRVEEKPRWLSEYEETDMSLTVSETEEISRTLTIYNKTFLSGDEIHLEINSNNGTNLSLMYLVLISDASTTSLSTAKKGINKGRITTRLKGKHLYIKAHVSASDRKPKISLYDISGRTINTLDIDQVGSTLSISVPRLSSGVYLINIAGKKQSIVIGR
- a CDS encoding T9SS type A sorting domain-containing protein; this encodes MFIRDLYRRVIKIMVMLCVFLMIPQTATAQTTAEITRSGSTWSTDIGSNTEYSGSSLAAAINAASSAMRDGTINIRNSGSLDDRISPRANQTFDFHENEISASGSAGFRANRVNGITIRNLRMTGSPTSPMSFHGCSHLHFHNVSMIFDGRGGGVRVDNDRGNPVRTTNLRVTGGIRIEGTRGHGFETYTVDTIFIDRFISRNTNYCGLILNDSRNAEIGYIYAYRADHGGGYAGFRTANRNGPNIVVDTLITVDCGRGFFSVSRSHGTTINYVNITGSTGHGMLIQNAEDVHIRGGVIWNNNCGEAIRFSTDPGSAGGYMDCRNNIIENVRIFDDRGPNRQQVYGIRETSDGGRTGYNIVRNCDLRDAGSNRSRDLVLDGVNSQSIGNALTGDPPLLPDDGGIVEPDDPIDRGSGDFFENLTLFETTNANNWNIMSDFSSGQTSFGDRDFIVESIPDYLNGSEWIQTAMNSRTNASIDNYAFFTANTNGFLFIAHSDRIEEKPEWLSNYENTEETITIEEDTETHRTLTLYRKAISQGDEIELGINSSDGTTLSLMYIPIITDQTDYCEPTAITPYTSVNDEDWVEGTEVTLLEGESVQLGPHPEQEESWTWSGPDEFSTQSREIELSNISSDQAGEYTAVFTNDCGEESEITFTVVVEPSVSVSKQLYPSKPKVSLKNNSIKLMNPGTSEWTMSIFDLRGKTLLRKTINSGTHTIPLYTLIQNGSYIIRVNNGNELIVNRRINIIQ